A genomic window from Solanum stenotomum isolate F172 chromosome 10, ASM1918654v1, whole genome shotgun sequence includes:
- the LOC125843073 gene encoding uncharacterized protein LOC125843073: protein MGRINDSCISQRKISAQLAKIRHGNDCNDCRYIQNPWVNLNIVDSDGPLVLPPLPQGHTFVVTSSSMKMLTTRGLFAGLPADDPHAHIDKLNHEYFYRGQNDNSKAVLDTIVGGSYGECTFAQIAEKMEKISQNNKAWSTRKSDTRRSTFVVQATNNQPTYEIREEMARMRTELGLVLKDVTAGAEKVNVVNYLTKTPPPAEEYYFEEDAYANNYVNRNDRAGLYVPSQNRDSAPREAGGNMSRIEDMMLKMMRRFDATDENVKEMRNDLSCIGQKVDAHVVSIKQLEQQFSELSATVNTCQLGTLPSNTYQNPKNDAHCMAITTRGGKQTIEVVEKGDDEIEVTGESKNVIEKEAKKTQKVVFMPRPPPPFPQRLVQKAEEGKYRRFITMLKQLSINVPLIEASEQMLGAISMRSLVQKKEDPAAFTISCTIGKMHFAKALCDLGASINLMPLSINKKLGLGSAKPTAMRLLMTDRTVKNPIGVLQDVLVKVGPFIFSADFVILDCEECNLKSVSVLSHTFGRSGEVFSKEKLGVALYTEKKRYAQKTEKRKLAPGRSKSQWTGPFRVTQVSPHGVVELEKRSGTRFKADQRRIKSYMGNFESVNAMIEAWHIDEA from the exons GGTCAACCTTAATATTGTTGATTCTGATGGACCTCTTGTCCTACCGCCTCTACCTCAGGGGCATACATTTGTAGTGACCAGTAGCTCGATGAAGATGCTTACAACGAGGGGCTTGTTTGCAGGGTTGCCAGCGGATGATCCGCATGCTCACATCGACAAACTTAATCAT GAGTACTTCTACCGAGGACAGAATGATAATAGTAAGGCAGTGCTCGATACTATTGTGGGAGGTTCGTACGGTGAATGCACCTTTGCACAAATTGCAGAGAAAATGGAGAAGatatctcaaaataataaagcttggagcactagaaagtCAGACACTAGGAGGAGCACATTTGTCGTTCAAGCTACAAACAATCAGCCCACATATGAGATTCGCGAGGAAATGGCACGGATGAGAACTGAACTAGGGTTGGTGTTAAAGGATGTGACAGCAGGAGCAgagaaggtaaatgttgtgaactatTTGACTAAAACTCCACCACCGGCAGAAGAGTATTATTTTGAAGAGGATGCGTATGCG AACAACTATGTCAACAGAAATGATCGGGCTGGACTTTATGTTCCTTCTCAAAATCGGGATTCTGCTCCTAGGGAAGCGGGAGGTAATATGTCacgtattgaggatatgatgctgAAAATGATGAGGAGGTTTGAcgcgactgatgagaatgtgaaggagatgcgaAATGACTTGTCTTGCATTGGACagaaagttgatgcccatgtagTGTCAATAAAGCAGCTTGAGCAACAGTTTAGTGAGTTGTCTGCTACCGTGAATACATGCCAGCTAGGCACATTGCCCAGCAACACCTaccaaaatccaaagaatgatgcgCATTGTATGGCAATCACGACTCGTGGAGGAAAGCAGACTATTGAAGTGGTAGAAAAAGGTGATGATGAGATTGAGGTGACTGGAGAGTCCAAGAATGTTATAGAGAAAGAAGCGAAGAAAACTCAAAAGGTCGTCTtcatgcctagacctccacctccttTCCCACAGAGGTTAGTTCAGAAGGCTGAAGAAGGAAAGTACCGCAGGTTCATaactatgttgaaacaactttccatcaatgtccctttgatagaagcttCAGAGCAAATGCTTGg tgccaTTTCTATGAGGTCACTAGtacaaaagaaagaggatcctgCAGCTTTCACTATTTCATGCACCATCGGTAAGATGCACTTTGCAAAAGctttgtgtgatttgggtgccAGCATTAACTTGATGCCATTATCGATtaataagaagttgggtttaggatCTGCAAAACCAACTGCGATGCGTTTACTTATGACTGATAGAACTGTGAAAAACCCAATTGGAGTGCTTCAAGATGTCCTTGTGAAAGTGGGGCCATTCATTTTTTCGGCAGACTTTGTtatacttgattgtgag GAATGTAATCTTAAATCGGTATCGGTGTTGAGTCACACTTTCGGAAGAAGTGGTGAAGTGTTTAGTAAGGAGAAGTTAGGTGTAGCCTTGTACACGGAGAAGAAGCGCTATGCTCAAAAGACAGAAAAGCGCAAACTAGCTCCTG GCAGATCTAAGTCCCAGTGGACTGGACCATTCAGAGTGACCCAAGTGTCCCCACATGGAGTGGTTGAGCTCGAGAAAAGGAGTGGGACAAGGTTCAAAGCCGACCAACGGAGGATAAAAAGCTACATGGGAAATTTTGAGAGTGTAAATGCAATGATAGAGGCATGGCATATTGATGAAGCCTGA
- the LOC125842294 gene encoding ATP-dependent helicase rhp16-like, whose translation MNDVGKGGDHVLMWQIWEEENNRWMEENHTLYLDFNSQNEFMSETAEQPSDLIIPLLRYQKEWLAWALKQEESTARGGILADDMGMGKTVQAMALVLAKREIGQAISNSTVKGTLVICPVVALIQWVNEIDRFTTIGSNKVLIYHGANREKDINRFAEYDFVITTYSTVETEYRKNIMILHSMKWNRIILDEAHCVKDIRSNTTRAILALESSFKWALSGTPLQNRVGELYSLVRFLQINPYSYYFCKDCDCRALSNSSFMCPHCHHKSTRHFCWWNRYIASPIQFQGNQGIGRDAMVLLKHKILKTIMLRRTKKGRAVDLALPPRIVTLRKDSLDANEEDYYTSLREESRAKFNAYIQDGTLMNNYSDIFDLLTRMRQALDHPYLVEYSSTVVDRSGSTNNVGYIEQSCGLCHDLVEDPIVTSCTHVFCKSCLISFSAVMGQISCPSCSKSFIVDFTTNDQKTKANIKGFRSSSILNKIRLDNFQTSTKIEALREEIRFMIERDGSAKAIVFSQFTSFLDLIHYSLQKSGISCVQLDGSMTITARDSAIAKFTNDPDCIIFLMSLKAGGLALNLTVASQVFLMDPWWNAAVERQAQDRIHRIGQYKPIRIVRFVIENTIEERILELQEKKKLLFEGTVGGASEALGKLTEEDLKFLFET comes from the exons ATGAATGATGTAGGAAAGGGTGGTGACCATGTATTGATGTGGCAAATATGGGAAGAAGAGAACAATAGGTGGATGGAAGAAAACCATACACTTTATCTGGACTTCAATAGTCAAAATGAGTTTATGAGTGAAACTGCTGAGCAGCCATCTGATTTGATCATTCCCTTGTTGAGGTACCAGAAAGAGTGGTTGGCTTGGGCGTTGAAGCAAGAAGAATCAACAGCTAGAGGTGGTATCCTTGCTGATGATATGGGGATGGGGAAGACTGTTCAAGCCATGGCTCTTGTGCTTGCTAAACGCGAAATAGGGCAAGCGATTTCTAATTCTA CAGTGAAAGGAACCCTTGTTATATGTCCTGTTGTCGCTTTGATTCAATGGGTCAATGAGATTGACCGCTTTACCACTATAGGAAGCAACAAAGTTCTTATTTACCATGGTGCCAACAGGGAGAAAGATATCAACAGATTCGCAGAGTATGATTTTGTTATCACTACCTACTCCACAGTGGAGACTGAGTATAGGAAAAATATCATGATTTTGCACTCTATGAAGTGGAATCGTATTATTCTGGATGAG GCCCATTGTGTGAAAGATATACGCAGCAACACTACAAGAGCTATTCTTGCGCTAGAATCTTCTTTTAAGTGGGCCTTAAGTGGTACTCCCCTCCAGAACCGTGTAGGAGAGTTGTACTCACtc GTCCGTTTCTTGCAAATTAATCCTTACTCGTACTACTTTTGTAAAGATTGTGATTGCAGAGCTCTCAGCAATAG ctCATTCATGTGCCCACATTGCCACCACAAATCTACTCGGCATTTTTGCTGGTGGAATAGA TATATTGCCTCACCCATACAATTTCAAGGAAATCAAGGGATTGGTAGAGATGCGATGGTTTTGTTgaaacacaaaattttaaaaacgaTAATGCTAAGGCGTACTAAAAAGGGAAGGGCTGTTGATCTTGCACTTCCTCCAAGgatt gTTACCTTGCGCAAAGATTCTTTGGATGCTAACGAAGAAGACTACTACACATCACTGCGCGAAGAAAGTCGGGCAAAATTTAATGC ATACATTCAAGATGGTACATTGATGAATAACTATTCTGACATTTTTGATCTACTCACACGCATGCGACAG GCACTTGATCATCCTTACCTTGTGGAATACTCAAGTACTGTTGTGGATAGAAGTGGAAGCACAAATAATGTTGGTTATATTGAACAATCATGTGGTTTATGTCACGATCTAGTAGAAGATCCAATT GTTACTTCTTGCACACATGTCTTTTGCAAGTCATGTCTGATAAGTTTTTCTGCAGTTATGGGACAAATTTCATGTCCTTCATGTTCTAAATCATTTATAGTGGATTTCACCACAAATGATCAGAAAACTAAAGCAAATATCAAAGGGTTTAGGTCTTCAAGTATACTGAACAAAATTCGTCTTGATAATTTTCAGACAAGCACAAAAATAGAAGCTTTG AGAGAAGAAATAAGGTTCATGATTGAAAGAGATGGTTCTGCAAAGGCAATTGTCTTCAGCCAATTCACATCATTTTTGGATCTGATACACTATTCGCTACAAAAG TCGGGCATCAGCTGTGTTCAATTAGATGGATCCATGACTATCACTGCAAGAGATTCTGCAATTGCAAAATTTACAAACGATCCAGATTGCATTATATTTCTTATGAGCTTGAAAGCCGGAGGTCTTGCACTGAATCTTACAGTAGCATCACAA GTTTTCTTGATGGATCCTTGGTGGAATGCTGCCGTGGAGAGGCAAGCCCAAGATAGAATCCATCGAATAGGGCAGTATAAGCCTATCAG GATTGTGAGATTTGTGATTGAGAATACAATCGAGGAGAGGATCTTAGAGTTgcaagagaagaagaaattacTTTTTGAAGG gACGGTGGGTGGCGCTTCTGAGGCCTTGGGGAAACTAACAGAGGAAGACTTGAAGTTCTTATTTGAAACCTAA